Proteins found in one Cellulomonas palmilytica genomic segment:
- the gatA gene encoding Asp-tRNA(Asn)/Glu-tRNA(Gln) amidotransferase subunit GatA, whose protein sequence is MSDLTRLSAADLAERLRAGEVSSVEATRAHLDRIAAVEPVVHAFLHVSDEDALATAADVDARRAAGEELHPLAGVPIAVKDVVVTRGVPTTAGSRILEGWLPPYDATLVERIKAAGLPILGKTNMDEFAMGSSTEHSAYGNTHNPWDLERIPGGSGGGSAAAVGAYEAPLAIGTDTGGSIRQPAAVTGTVGVKPTYGSVSRYGLIALASSLDQAGPVTRTVLDSALLHELIGGHDPRDSTSIAEPLPPLVAAARQGASGDLSGVRVGVITQLQGEGYQPGVLARFHESLELLQRAGAELVEVSCPHFEYALAAYYLILPAEASSNLAKFDGMRFGLRVEPSEGPVTAERVMAATRGAGFGDEVKRRIILGTYALSAGYYDAYYGSAQKVRTLIQRDFSAAFEKADVLVSPTAPTTAFKLGEKLDDPLAMYLNDVATIPANLAGVPGLSVPAGLSDDGLPVGFQVLAPAKADDRLYRVGAALEALLENEWGGPLLAKAPELEVAR, encoded by the coding sequence ATGAGCGACCTGACCCGGCTGTCCGCGGCGGACCTGGCCGAGCGCCTGCGCGCGGGCGAGGTCTCGTCCGTCGAGGCGACGCGCGCGCACCTGGACCGCATCGCGGCCGTCGAGCCCGTGGTGCACGCGTTCCTGCACGTGTCCGACGAGGACGCGCTCGCGACCGCGGCGGACGTCGACGCGCGCCGCGCGGCGGGCGAGGAGCTGCACCCGCTCGCGGGCGTGCCGATCGCGGTGAAGGACGTCGTCGTCACGCGCGGTGTCCCGACGACCGCGGGCTCGCGCATCCTCGAGGGCTGGCTCCCGCCGTACGACGCGACGCTCGTCGAGCGCATCAAGGCCGCGGGCCTGCCGATCCTCGGCAAGACGAACATGGACGAGTTCGCGATGGGGTCGTCGACGGAGCACTCGGCGTACGGCAACACGCACAACCCGTGGGACCTGGAGCGGATCCCGGGCGGCTCGGGCGGTGGCTCGGCCGCGGCCGTGGGCGCGTACGAGGCGCCGCTCGCGATCGGTACGGACACGGGCGGCTCGATCCGTCAGCCCGCGGCGGTCACCGGCACGGTCGGCGTGAAGCCGACGTACGGCTCGGTGTCGCGGTACGGCCTGATCGCGCTCGCGAGCAGCCTGGACCAGGCCGGCCCGGTGACGCGCACGGTGCTCGACTCGGCGCTGCTGCACGAGCTCATCGGTGGTCACGACCCGCGTGACTCGACGTCGATCGCTGAGCCGCTGCCGCCGCTCGTCGCGGCCGCGCGCCAGGGTGCCTCGGGTGACCTGTCGGGTGTGCGCGTCGGCGTGATCACCCAGCTGCAGGGCGAGGGCTACCAGCCGGGTGTGCTGGCGCGGTTCCACGAGTCGCTCGAGCTGCTGCAGCGCGCGGGTGCCGAGCTCGTCGAGGTCTCGTGCCCGCACTTCGAGTACGCCCTCGCGGCGTACTACCTGATCCTGCCCGCGGAGGCGTCGAGCAACCTCGCGAAGTTCGACGGCATGCGCTTCGGCCTGCGGGTCGAGCCGTCCGAGGGCCCCGTGACGGCGGAGCGTGTCATGGCCGCGACGCGAGGCGCGGGCTTCGGCGACGAGGTCAAGCGCCGCATCATCCTCGGCACCTACGCGCTGTCGGCGGGCTACTACGACGCGTACTACGGCAGCGCGCAGAAGGTCCGCACGCTCATCCAGCGGGACTTCTCGGCGGCGTTCGAGAAGGCGGACGTGCTCGTCTCACCGACGGCGCCGACGACCGCGTTCAAGCTGGGCGAGAAGCTCGACGACCCGCTCGCGATGTACCTCAACGATGTCGCGACGATCCCCGCGAACCTCGCGGGCGTCCCGGGCCTGTCGGTGCCCGCGGGCCTGTCGGACGACGGCCTGCCGGTCGGGTTCCAGGTGCTCGCCCCGGCGAAGGCGGACGACCGCCTGTACCGCGTGGGCGCCGCGCTCGAGGCCCTGCTGGAGAACGAGTGGGGCGGTCCGCTGCTGGCCAAGGCCCCGGAGCTGGAGGTGGCGCGATGA
- the gatB gene encoding Asp-tRNA(Asn)/Glu-tRNA(Gln) amidotransferase subunit GatB, whose protein sequence is MSHATAALVDYDDAVARFDPVIGIEVHVELGTRTKMFDAAPAGFGEEPNTSVTPVSLGLPGSLPVVNGTAVEYAIRIGLALNCSIAESCRFARKNYFYPDVPKNFQTSQYDEPIAYDGYVDVELEDGTTFRVEIERAHMEEDAGKNTHVGGSTGRIHGAEYSLVDYNRAGIPLVEIVTRPITGAGERAPEVARAYVQTLRDLFRALEVSDARMERGNVRADVNVSLRPTPTSALGTRTETKNVNSFRSVERAVRYEISRQAAVLDAGGAIVQETRHWHEDTGTTTSGRVKSDAEDYRYFPEPDLVPIAPDRAWVDQIRAALPELPAARRRRLQGEWGFADAEMRDVVNAGAVELIEATVAAGAAPAAARKWWMGELARTAKEREVELGDLPITPTQIGELQALVDSGRINDKLARQVLEGVLAGEGGPEQVVVARGLEVVSDDGPLLEAIDAALAAQPDVADKIRSGNLGPVGAIIGAVMKATRGQADAARVRELVIERVSV, encoded by the coding sequence ATGAGCCACGCGACCGCGGCCCTGGTCGACTACGACGACGCGGTGGCGCGCTTCGACCCGGTGATCGGTATCGAGGTGCACGTCGAGCTCGGTACGCGCACGAAGATGTTCGACGCGGCGCCCGCGGGCTTCGGCGAGGAGCCGAACACGTCGGTGACGCCGGTCTCGCTGGGACTGCCGGGCAGCCTGCCGGTGGTCAACGGCACGGCGGTGGAGTACGCGATCCGCATCGGTCTGGCGCTCAACTGCTCGATCGCGGAGAGCTGCCGGTTCGCGCGCAAGAACTACTTCTACCCGGACGTCCCGAAGAACTTCCAGACGTCGCAGTACGACGAGCCGATCGCGTACGACGGGTACGTGGACGTCGAGCTCGAGGACGGGACGACGTTCCGGGTCGAGATCGAGCGCGCGCACATGGAGGAGGACGCGGGCAAGAACACGCACGTGGGCGGCTCGACGGGCCGCATCCACGGCGCGGAGTACTCGCTCGTCGACTACAACCGTGCGGGCATCCCGCTGGTGGAGATCGTGACGCGCCCGATCACGGGTGCCGGGGAGCGGGCGCCGGAGGTCGCGCGCGCGTACGTGCAGACGCTGCGCGACCTGTTCCGTGCCCTGGAGGTGTCCGACGCCCGCATGGAGCGCGGCAACGTGCGGGCGGACGTCAACGTGTCGCTGCGACCCACGCCGACGAGCGCGCTCGGTACGCGCACGGAGACCAAGAACGTCAACTCGTTCCGGTCGGTCGAGCGCGCGGTGCGCTACGAGATCTCGCGGCAGGCCGCGGTGCTCGACGCGGGCGGCGCGATCGTGCAGGAGACGCGCCACTGGCACGAGGACACGGGCACGACGACGAGCGGGCGCGTGAAGTCCGACGCGGAGGACTACCGCTACTTCCCGGAGCCGGACCTGGTGCCGATCGCCCCGGACCGCGCGTGGGTCGATCAGATCCGCGCGGCGCTCCCGGAGCTGCCGGCGGCACGTCGTCGTCGCCTGCAGGGCGAGTGGGGGTTCGCGGACGCCGAGATGCGCGACGTCGTGAACGCGGGCGCGGTCGAGCTCATCGAGGCCACGGTCGCGGCGGGCGCGGCGCCCGCGGCGGCCCGCAAGTGGTGGATGGGCGAGCTGGCGCGCACGGCGAAGGAGCGGGAGGTCGAGCTGGGTGACCTGCCGATCACGCCGACGCAGATCGGCGAGCTGCAGGCGCTCGTCGACTCGGGCCGGATCAACGACAAGCTCGCGCGGCAGGTGCTCGAGGGCGTGCTGGCGGGGGAGGGCGGCCCGGAGCAGGTCGTCGTCGCGCGCGGGCTCGAGGTCGTCTCCGACGACGGCCCGCTCCTCGAGGCGATCGACGCGGCGCTGGCGGCCCAGCCCGACGTGGCGGACAAGATCCGTTCGGGCAACCTCGGGCCGGTCGGCGCGATCATCGGCGCGGTCATGAAGGCGACGCGCGGTCAGGCGGACGCCGCGCGCGTGCGCGAGCTCGTGATCGAACGGGTCTCCGTCTGA
- a CDS encoding endo-1,4-beta-xylanase: MSPTPTRRRVSAWTAVSALVLSSLTAVAAATSASADDVTLLSTDFSDSSWEETWQASGSPSLSVVDVDGNPALKVSGRTADYVGIQSAAGTFTDLVPGSTYTFSMKARLADDVAGSTGVRLVMKPAYDWIGNTTMSAGAWTTVSGSFTVPAGAATGDLQVYVGTADITGLTTYDYLVDDITVTGQPAAPQLETILSTDFSDESWSTSWRQSGSATLSVVDVDDNPALLVAGRGADYVGIETVPGALAALQPGKSYTFTGKARLADGVEGSTGVRFVMKPAYDWIGNTTMSAGEWTTISGVFTVPADTSELQLYVGTADITGLTTYDYLLDDLAIVGEVGGDDYVETDPDFVPGGALSPSVTPVTSARGTDKTSALTFDDGPNGATTTELLDFLEENDVKATFCVIGQNVQAPGGADVLKRIVADGHTLCNHSTDYNGMGSLTKAQVADKLKANLAIIRDALGDPEAEVPYFRAPNGDWGKTNQVAVALGMQPLAVTNLVMDWDGAENAGDEAKLTAALRDVITSNPGEIVLVHDGGGDRTAGVNAVKTVVAELLEDGWTFTLPAGGAAPKGVTLVESDFEDGTLQGWTARDDGNGVPTLTVQDEVAHESTYAARVSDRASQGQGLQFDVTDTATPGASYDVSAWIKFEGTPGDMTLSARTATGDGQSFSNLAQFTGLSSSQWVNVTGTFTMPAFADAAELYFETKWDNGAAGNTSTFVIDDISVKSTPVSEIQDLTPLKDTVEFPTGVAIDSREMNGSASQLLLKHFNQVTAENYMKVEAWYSGTSVDTFRMHPEAKALLDYAQENGLRVYGHVLVWHSQTPDWFYRDAEGELLDAEAMRQRQREHIFNVAEAIADEYGPFGSDTNPLVAWDVVNEVIDDGTSYEDGMRRSTWYQILGESFVDSAFEYANEAFNDVYAAEGAEHPVTLFINDYNTEQTGKRARYKALVERLIARDVPIDGVGHQFHVALSTPVSTLGAALDDFEGMTTASGADLEQAVTELDVFVGSADAAKSVDQGYYLKAAFDSFRAHSDSLFSVTLWGLTDGRSWRASNNGKPLLFDDYFKAKPAYYGAAGLELPAAIRSANAFAADADGDYSVGSDEWRRLPLHQVGEIGKFQLRWTPDGLVVFVDVDDATADSGDAVLLETPDGVVTVARGSSGAVERDGGWSVVTTLPLTDAANGDVVELDVRVVDQATTSAWNTPGVLGSVTLVEALSFTEVPATTTAPTIDGDVDAVWSGAGSVTTEKVTSGANGAQGTFRTLWKDNTLYVLADVTDPEVDTTGSDPWTKDSVELYVDGGNFKNGAYRYDDTQIRIDATGAVSFGTGDETFQRNRLTSAVVPTATGYRVEAAISLLEYGGLGTFHGLDFQVNDAAGGSRHAITNWADPTGTGYQSTARWGVGKLVAALEPPAETAPVVTTHPATTTGKLNSTVTFTAAATGNPTPTVQWQRKLAGTTTWTNLAGRRGTSLTVKAVEVNDKASFRAVFTNKNGTAYTRNAQLKVERVAPKVTVQPKSVTAPVRSVVKVTAQASGYPTPQVQWERKLPGSSSWTKINGATKTTVSVTLTPSVDGVQMRAVFKNSAGTVTTKAATVTAKKVAPTITSQPTSVVAKSGTVATFTVTTTGYPAPKLQWYVQPKGSTKWFAISGATGSTLRINATASRDGSAFRAVATNAAGKVTSKAALLTLR, encoded by the coding sequence ATGTCCCCAACCCCCACCAGGAGACGCGTCTCGGCCTGGACGGCCGTCAGCGCGCTCGTCCTGTCCTCTCTCACGGCGGTCGCCGCTGCCACCTCGGCATCGGCGGACGACGTCACCCTGCTCTCGACGGACTTCTCCGACAGCTCGTGGGAGGAGACCTGGCAGGCCAGCGGCTCGCCCTCGCTGTCGGTCGTCGACGTCGACGGCAACCCCGCGCTGAAGGTCAGTGGTCGCACGGCGGACTACGTCGGCATCCAGTCCGCCGCGGGCACGTTCACCGACCTCGTCCCGGGGTCGACCTACACGTTCTCGATGAAGGCGCGCCTCGCCGACGACGTCGCCGGCTCGACGGGCGTCCGCCTCGTCATGAAGCCCGCCTACGACTGGATCGGCAACACGACCATGTCGGCGGGCGCCTGGACCACGGTGTCCGGCTCGTTCACCGTGCCGGCCGGCGCGGCGACGGGTGACCTGCAGGTCTACGTCGGCACGGCCGACATCACCGGCCTGACGACCTACGACTACCTGGTCGACGACATCACGGTGACCGGCCAGCCGGCCGCGCCGCAGCTCGAGACCATCCTCAGCACCGACTTCTCCGACGAGTCGTGGTCGACGAGCTGGCGGCAGAGCGGCTCGGCGACCCTGTCGGTCGTCGACGTCGACGACAACCCCGCCCTCCTCGTGGCGGGCCGCGGCGCCGACTACGTGGGCATCGAGACGGTCCCGGGCGCCCTCGCGGCGCTGCAGCCGGGCAAGTCGTACACGTTCACGGGCAAGGCGCGTCTCGCGGACGGCGTCGAGGGCTCGACGGGCGTGCGCTTCGTCATGAAGCCCGCCTACGACTGGATCGGCAACACCACCATGTCGGCCGGCGAGTGGACGACGATCTCGGGTGTCTTCACGGTGCCCGCCGACACCAGCGAGCTGCAGCTGTACGTCGGGACGGCCGACATCACGGGTCTGACGACGTACGACTACCTGCTCGACGACCTCGCGATCGTCGGCGAGGTCGGTGGCGACGACTACGTCGAGACCGACCCCGACTTCGTGCCCGGTGGTGCGCTCAGCCCGAGCGTGACCCCGGTGACGTCGGCGCGCGGCACGGACAAGACGTCCGCGCTCACGTTCGACGACGGCCCCAACGGTGCCACGACGACCGAGCTGCTCGACTTCCTCGAGGAGAACGACGTCAAGGCCACGTTCTGCGTCATCGGCCAGAACGTCCAGGCGCCGGGCGGTGCGGACGTCCTCAAGCGGATCGTCGCCGACGGCCACACGCTGTGCAACCACAGCACCGACTACAACGGCATGGGCTCGCTGACGAAGGCCCAGGTCGCGGACAAGCTCAAGGCGAACCTGGCGATCATCCGTGACGCGCTGGGCGACCCCGAGGCCGAGGTGCCCTACTTCCGTGCGCCGAACGGCGACTGGGGCAAGACCAACCAGGTCGCGGTCGCGCTCGGCATGCAGCCGCTCGCGGTCACGAACCTCGTCATGGACTGGGACGGCGCCGAGAACGCGGGCGACGAGGCGAAGCTGACGGCGGCGCTGCGCGACGTGATCACCTCGAACCCCGGTGAGATCGTCCTGGTGCACGACGGCGGCGGCGACCGCACGGCGGGCGTCAACGCGGTCAAGACCGTCGTCGCCGAGCTCCTCGAGGACGGCTGGACGTTCACGCTGCCGGCCGGCGGCGCCGCGCCCAAGGGCGTGACGCTCGTCGAGTCCGACTTCGAGGACGGCACGCTGCAGGGCTGGACGGCGCGTGACGACGGCAACGGCGTCCCGACGCTGACCGTGCAGGACGAGGTCGCGCACGAGAGCACCTACGCGGCGCGCGTGTCGGACCGCGCCTCCCAGGGCCAGGGCCTGCAGTTCGACGTGACGGACACGGCCACCCCGGGCGCGTCGTACGACGTGTCGGCGTGGATCAAGTTCGAGGGCACGCCGGGCGACATGACGCTCTCGGCGCGCACCGCGACGGGCGACGGCCAGTCGTTCTCGAACCTCGCGCAGTTCACGGGCCTGTCCTCGAGCCAGTGGGTCAACGTCACCGGCACGTTCACGATGCCGGCGTTCGCGGACGCCGCGGAGCTCTACTTCGAGACGAAGTGGGACAACGGCGCCGCGGGCAACACCTCGACGTTCGTCATCGACGACATCTCGGTGAAGTCCACGCCGGTCTCGGAGATCCAGGACCTCACGCCGCTCAAGGACACGGTCGAGTTCCCGACGGGTGTCGCGATCGACTCCCGCGAGATGAACGGCTCGGCCTCGCAGCTGCTGCTCAAGCACTTCAACCAGGTCACGGCCGAGAACTACATGAAGGTCGAGGCGTGGTACTCGGGCACCAGCGTGGACACGTTCCGGATGCACCCCGAGGCGAAGGCTCTCCTGGACTACGCCCAGGAGAACGGCCTGCGGGTGTACGGGCACGTCCTGGTCTGGCACAGCCAGACGCCGGACTGGTTCTACCGTGACGCCGAGGGTGAGCTGCTGGACGCCGAGGCGATGCGCCAGCGTCAGCGTGAGCACATCTTCAACGTCGCGGAGGCCATCGCGGACGAGTACGGGCCCTTCGGCTCGGACACGAACCCGCTCGTGGCGTGGGACGTCGTCAACGAGGTGATCGACGACGGCACCTCCTACGAGGACGGCATGCGCCGCTCCACGTGGTACCAGATCCTCGGCGAGAGCTTCGTGGACTCGGCGTTCGAGTACGCGAACGAGGCGTTCAACGACGTCTACGCGGCCGAGGGCGCGGAGCACCCCGTCACGCTGTTCATCAACGACTACAACACCGAGCAGACCGGCAAGCGCGCCCGCTACAAGGCGCTCGTCGAGCGTCTCATCGCGCGCGACGTGCCGATCGACGGCGTGGGTCACCAGTTCCACGTCGCGCTGTCGACGCCGGTCAGCACGCTCGGCGCCGCACTCGACGACTTCGAGGGCATGACCACGGCGAGCGGTGCGGACCTCGAGCAGGCCGTGACCGAGCTCGACGTGTTCGTCGGCTCGGCCGACGCCGCGAAGTCCGTCGACCAGGGGTACTACCTCAAGGCGGCGTTCGACTCGTTCCGGGCGCACTCCGACTCGCTGTTCTCGGTGACGCTCTGGGGTCTGACGGACGGTCGCTCGTGGCGGGCGTCGAACAACGGCAAGCCGCTGCTGTTCGACGACTACTTCAAGGCCAAGCCCGCGTACTACGGCGCGGCCGGTCTTGAGCTGCCCGCGGCGATCCGCAGCGCGAACGCGTTCGCGGCCGACGCGGACGGTGACTACTCGGTCGGCTCGGACGAGTGGCGTCGCCTCCCGCTGCACCAGGTGGGCGAGATCGGGAAGTTCCAGCTGCGCTGGACGCCGGACGGCCTGGTGGTCTTCGTCGACGTCGACGACGCGACGGCCGACTCCGGCGACGCGGTCCTGCTCGAGACGCCGGACGGCGTGGTGACGGTCGCGCGTGGCTCGTCGGGTGCGGTGGAGCGTGACGGCGGCTGGTCCGTGGTCACGACCCTCCCGCTGACGGACGCCGCGAACGGCGACGTGGTCGAGCTCGACGTGCGCGTGGTCGACCAGGCCACGACGTCGGCGTGGAACACGCCGGGCGTGCTCGGCAGCGTCACGCTCGTCGAGGCGCTGTCGTTCACCGAGGTCCCGGCCACCACGACCGCCCCGACGATCGACGGTGACGTCGACGCCGTGTGGTCCGGTGCCGGCTCGGTCACGACCGAGAAGGTGACGTCGGGCGCGAACGGTGCGCAGGGCACCTTCCGCACGCTGTGGAAGGACAACACGCTCTACGTGCTCGCCGACGTGACCGACCCCGAGGTCGACACGACGGGCAGCGACCCGTGGACGAAGGACTCCGTCGAGCTGTACGTCGACGGCGGGAACTTCAAGAACGGCGCGTACCGCTACGACGACACGCAGATCCGGATCGACGCGACCGGTGCGGTCTCGTTCGGCACGGGTGACGAGACGTTCCAGCGCAACCGCCTGACCAGCGCCGTGGTCCCCACGGCGACCGGGTACCGGGTCGAGGCGGCGATCAGCCTCCTCGAGTACGGCGGCCTCGGGACGTTCCACGGCCTGGACTTCCAGGTCAACGACGCCGCGGGCGGCAGCCGGCACGCCATCACCAACTGGGCGGACCCGACGGGCACGGGCTACCAGTCGACGGCCCGCTGGGGCGTCGGCAAGCTGGTCGCCGCGCTCGAGCCCCCGGCCGAGACGGCGCCGGTCGTCACGACCCACCCGGCCACGACGACGGGCAAGCTCAACTCGACGGTGACGTTCACGGCGGCGGCGACGGGCAACCCGACGCCGACGGTGCAGTGGCAGCGCAAGCTGGCCGGCACGACGACGTGGACGAACCTGGCGGGTCGCAGGGGCACCTCGCTCACCGTCAAGGCCGTCGAGGTCAACGACAAGGCGAGCTTCCGTGCCGTGTTCACCAACAAGAACGGCACCGCCTACACGCGCAACGCCCAGCTCAAGGTGGAGCGCGTGGCTCCGAAGGTCACGGTGCAGCCGAAGTCGGTCACGGCTCCGGTGCGTTCGGTGGTCAAGGTGACGGCCCAGGCCTCGGGCTACCCGAC